The Pseudomonas berkeleyensis genome includes a region encoding these proteins:
- a CDS encoding TRAP transporter substrate-binding protein: protein MSLNRRKFLSSGAIAAGAGLALGASSIASANTGKTFNWKMTNAYAPGSPFYVQGPGSPTDFCKRVEEMSGGRLKIQHFAAGELIPALEGFDAVASGMVEMNAANAFFWAGKIPAAQFFTAVPFGMNTQGMNAWLYNGGGLKLWEELYEPHGLVPMPMGNTGTQMTGWFRQPLENVDSLKGLKMRIAGLAGKVYSELGVAVRLLPGGEIFPALERGVIDAAEFVGPYQDRRMGLHKAAKNYYTTGWHEPTNVTELIINKQAWDSLPADLQAIVRFCAQACNTDSWSWCDAVNAEAMQDLVNNQGVIARPLPTDIIKRLHEVTNDTLSSMAASDPATKKIYEHFFAFRKQYISWASVGEKAFMEIGMGES from the coding sequence ATGAGCCTCAACCGCCGTAAATTCCTGAGTAGCGGAGCCATTGCCGCAGGCGCCGGCCTGGCACTGGGTGCCTCGAGCATCGCCTCTGCCAACACCGGCAAGACCTTCAACTGGAAGATGACCAACGCCTACGCGCCAGGCTCGCCCTTCTACGTGCAGGGTCCGGGCAGCCCGACCGATTTCTGCAAGCGCGTCGAGGAAATGTCCGGCGGCCGCCTGAAGATCCAGCACTTCGCCGCTGGCGAGCTGATCCCGGCACTGGAAGGCTTCGATGCGGTGGCCAGCGGCATGGTCGAGATGAACGCCGCCAACGCCTTCTTCTGGGCCGGCAAGATTCCCGCCGCGCAGTTCTTCACTGCCGTGCCGTTCGGCATGAACACCCAGGGCATGAACGCCTGGCTGTACAACGGCGGCGGCCTCAAGCTGTGGGAAGAGCTCTACGAACCTCACGGTCTGGTGCCCATGCCCATGGGCAACACCGGCACGCAGATGACTGGCTGGTTCCGTCAGCCGCTGGAAAACGTCGACAGCCTCAAGGGCCTGAAGATGCGCATCGCCGGCCTGGCCGGCAAGGTCTACAGCGAGCTGGGCGTGGCCGTGCGCCTGCTGCCGGGGGGGGAAATCTTCCCAGCGCTGGAGCGTGGTGTGATCGATGCCGCCGAATTCGTCGGCCCTTATCAGGATCGCCGCATGGGCCTGCACAAGGCGGCGAAGAACTACTACACCACCGGCTGGCACGAGCCGACCAACGTTACCGAGCTGATTATCAACAAGCAGGCCTGGGACAGCTTGCCGGCCGATCTGCAGGCCATCGTGCGGTTCTGCGCCCAGGCCTGCAACACCGACAGCTGGTCGTGGTGCGACGCGGTCAACGCCGAGGCCATGCAGGATCTGGTGAACAACCAGGGCGTGATTGCCCGCCCGCTACCGACCGACATCATCAAGCGTCTGCATGAAGTGACCAACGACACGCTGTCGAGCATGGCGGCCAGCGACCCCGCGACCAAGAAGATCTACGAGCACTTCTTCGCCTTCCGCAAGCAGTACATCTCCTGGGCCTCGGTGGGCGAGAAGGCCTTCATGGAAATCGGGATGGGCGAGTCATGA
- a CDS encoding TRAP transporter small permease subunit, with protein sequence MMFVVTRIEQLVEALGALARACVLLLVLLVSFDVLMRYLFDFSPVALQELEWYLISPIALLGIAYTLKHRQDVRVDFLYEKFGVKTKAAVDLFSGIATAAIGFYIAHLAFKYTMQSYNMGEGSPDPGGLPYRFLIKAFLPLGFALFGLQGLADSLRALCTLLLPARLQEARP encoded by the coding sequence ATGATGTTCGTCGTCACTCGAATCGAACAACTGGTGGAAGCCCTGGGCGCGCTCGCACGCGCCTGCGTGCTGCTGCTGGTGCTGCTGGTGTCGTTCGATGTGCTGATGCGCTACCTGTTCGACTTCAGCCCTGTGGCGTTGCAGGAACTGGAGTGGTACCTGATCTCGCCGATCGCCCTGCTCGGCATCGCCTATACCCTCAAGCATCGCCAGGACGTGCGCGTGGACTTCCTCTACGAGAAGTTCGGCGTGAAGACCAAGGCGGCGGTCGACCTGTTCAGTGGCATCGCCACCGCCGCCATCGGCTTCTACATCGCCCACCTGGCGTTCAAGTACACGATGCAGTCCTACAACATGGGCGAGGGCTCGCCCGACCCGGGCGGGCTGCCCTATCGCTTCCTGATCAAGGCCTTCCTGCCGCTGGGCTTCGCCCTGTTCGGCCTGCAGGGCCTGGCCGATAGCCTGCGTGCGCTGTGCACCCTGCTGCTGCCGGCTCGACTGCAGGAGGCCCGTCCATGA
- a CDS encoding TRAP transporter large permease — protein sequence MTPNEWLAISMVIGFFAMMMVGVPVAISLAVSGFVAGMIGFGPMLFALLPARMFGVVSNYTLLAIPLFTFMGVMLEKSRVAEDMLDTIGRAMGGLNGGMGLAIILVGVLLGASTGIVGATVVTIGLLTLPTLLRRGYNKTVACGTICASGTLGQIIPPSLVLILLADILGQSVGSIFAAAFIPSLVLALIYVAYMLLLGWLRPDWVPAIPAEERALTSRKQLLKDMARSVLPPLLLVMAVLGSIIGGVAAPTEAASMGALGALVIAACARRLDWKTLKATLHGTLTISAMIFLILLCSQPFSLAFRGLGGEALVHELFTMLPGGELGAILFLMAVLFVLGFFLEWIEISYIALPMFLPVFIAYDTNLVWLGILVALNLQMSFLTPPFGWALFFLKGVAPPGISTRDIYIGALPYVFLQMLAVAVVFCFPQLATWLPAAIGW from the coding sequence ATGACGCCCAATGAATGGTTGGCCATCAGCATGGTCATCGGCTTCTTCGCCATGATGATGGTGGGCGTGCCGGTGGCCATTTCCCTGGCCGTGTCCGGTTTCGTCGCCGGCATGATCGGCTTCGGCCCGATGCTCTTCGCCCTGCTGCCGGCGCGCATGTTCGGCGTGGTCAGCAACTACACGCTGTTGGCGATACCGCTGTTCACCTTCATGGGGGTGATGCTGGAGAAATCCCGGGTCGCCGAGGACATGCTCGATACCATCGGTCGTGCCATGGGCGGGCTGAACGGCGGCATGGGCCTGGCGATCATTCTGGTCGGCGTGCTGCTCGGCGCCTCCACCGGCATCGTTGGCGCCACGGTGGTGACCATTGGCCTGCTGACCCTGCCCACGCTGCTGCGCCGCGGCTACAACAAGACCGTGGCCTGCGGCACCATCTGCGCCTCCGGCACCCTGGGGCAGATCATTCCGCCGAGCCTGGTGCTGATCCTGCTGGCCGACATCCTCGGTCAGTCGGTGGGTTCGATCTTCGCCGCTGCGTTCATCCCCAGCCTGGTGCTGGCGCTGATCTACGTCGCCTACATGCTGCTGCTCGGCTGGCTGCGCCCGGACTGGGTGCCGGCGATCCCGGCTGAAGAGCGCGCCCTGACCAGTCGCAAGCAACTGCTCAAGGACATGGCGCGTAGCGTGCTGCCGCCGCTGCTGCTGGTGATGGCGGTGCTCGGCTCGATCATCGGTGGCGTCGCCGCGCCGACCGAGGCGGCTTCGATGGGCGCGCTCGGTGCGCTGGTCATCGCCGCCTGCGCACGGCGTCTGGACTGGAAGACTCTCAAGGCGACCCTGCATGGCACCCTGACCATCAGTGCGATGATCTTTCTCATCCTGCTCTGCTCGCAGCCGTTCTCCCTGGCTTTCCGCGGTCTGGGTGGCGAGGCGCTGGTGCATGAGCTGTTCACCATGCTGCCGGGCGGCGAGCTGGGGGCGATCCTGTTCCTGATGGCGGTGCTGTTCGTGCTCGGCTTCTTCCTGGAGTGGATCGAGATTTCCTACATCGCCTTGCCGATGTTCCTGCCGGTGTTCATCGCCTACGACACCAACCTAGTATGGCTGGGCATCCTGGTCGCGCTGAACCTGCAGATGTCGTTCCTCACGCCGCCGTTCGGCTGGGCGCTGTTCTTCCTCAAGGGCGTGGCGCCACCGGGTATCTCGACCCGCGACATCTACATCGGCGCGTTGCCCTACGTGTTCCTGCAGATGCTCGCGGTAGCGGTGGTGTTCTGCTTCCCGCAACTGGCCACCTGGCTGCCGGCTGCGATCGGCTGGTGA
- a CDS encoding gamma-glutamyltransferase family protein: MLKTTHATGGLFVAPHHLAAQAGRDVLKAGGNAVEAMVAAAASIAVVYPHMNAIGGDGFWLIHEPGKRPIAIDACGSSAALADRDFYAGHTQIPSRGPLAALTVAGTVGGWAEALAQTAHWQPQLTLPDLLADAIGHARCGIVVSRSQAQLTRSKLAELQDVPGFADVYLPGGQPPREGDLLRQPALAETLQRLADAGLDDFYRGELAARMAADLERLGSPLRLADLQNYRARAVEPLSVRLSDATLYNMPPPTQGLASLLILGIFEKLGIEQAEGFAHVHGLVESTKQAFLIRDRVVTDPARVPEDPQSLLADANLQRLAANVDPQQALAWPQPAQPGDTIWMGCIDAEGRAVSFIQSVYWEFGSGVVLPSTGVAWQNRGISFSLDPAALQSLEPGRKPFHTLNPALALFDDGRTLSYGTMGGEGQPQTQAAILSRYRLGSDLQAAVSAPRWLLGRTWGDVSTTLKLESRFPAELVEQLRQAGHIVELLDEPFSDTMGHAGALLRQPNGVLEGAADPRSDGSVCGL; the protein is encoded by the coding sequence ATGCTGAAAACTACCCATGCCACCGGCGGCCTGTTCGTCGCCCCGCACCATCTGGCCGCGCAGGCCGGGCGCGATGTACTCAAGGCCGGCGGCAATGCCGTGGAAGCGATGGTCGCCGCTGCCGCCAGCATCGCCGTGGTCTACCCGCACATGAACGCCATCGGCGGCGATGGCTTCTGGCTGATCCATGAGCCGGGCAAACGCCCCATTGCCATCGATGCCTGCGGCAGCAGCGCTGCACTGGCTGATCGCGACTTCTACGCCGGTCATACGCAGATTCCCAGCCGCGGCCCGCTGGCCGCATTGACCGTGGCGGGCACCGTCGGTGGCTGGGCCGAAGCCCTGGCGCAAACTGCGCACTGGCAGCCGCAACTGACCTTGCCCGATCTGCTTGCCGACGCCATCGGCCACGCTCGCTGCGGCATCGTGGTCAGCCGCAGCCAGGCACAGCTGACCCGCAGCAAGCTGGCCGAACTGCAGGACGTACCGGGCTTCGCCGATGTCTACCTGCCCGGCGGCCAGCCGCCGCGCGAAGGCGACCTGCTGCGCCAGCCGGCGCTGGCCGAAACTCTGCAGCGTCTGGCTGATGCCGGGCTGGACGACTTCTACCGTGGCGAGCTGGCGGCGCGCATGGCCGCCGATCTCGAACGCCTGGGCAGCCCACTGCGCCTGGCCGATCTGCAGAACTACCGCGCTCGTGCGGTCGAGCCGCTGAGCGTACGGTTGAGCGATGCCACACTGTACAACATGCCGCCGCCGACTCAGGGTTTGGCTTCGCTGCTGATCCTGGGCATCTTCGAAAAGCTCGGGATCGAACAGGCCGAAGGCTTCGCCCATGTTCACGGGCTGGTCGAGTCGACCAAGCAGGCTTTCCTGATTCGCGACCGTGTGGTGACCGATCCGGCCCGTGTGCCGGAAGACCCGCAGAGCCTGCTGGCCGACGCCAATCTGCAACGCCTGGCTGCCAATGTCGATCCGCAGCAGGCGCTGGCCTGGCCACAGCCGGCGCAGCCGGGCGACACCATCTGGATGGGCTGCATCGATGCCGAAGGGCGCGCGGTGAGTTTCATCCAGAGCGTGTACTGGGAGTTCGGTTCCGGCGTGGTGCTGCCCTCCACTGGCGTGGCCTGGCAGAACCGAGGCATCAGCTTCTCTCTCGATCCTGCCGCGCTGCAGAGCCTGGAACCGGGGCGCAAGCCGTTCCACACCCTCAACCCGGCGCTGGCGCTGTTCGACGATGGCCGCACCCTGAGCTACGGCACCATGGGTGGCGAAGGCCAGCCGCAGACCCAGGCGGCGATCCTCAGTCGCTACCGCCTGGGCAGCGACCTGCAAGCGGCGGTCAGTGCGCCGCGCTGGCTGCTCGGGCGCACCTGGGGCGACGTCAGTACCACGTTGAAACTGGAAAGCCGCTTCCCGGCCGAACTGGTGGAGCAACTGCGCCAGGCCGGGCATATCGTCGAGCTGCTGGACGAGCCCTTCAGCGACACCATGGGCCATGCCGGCGCGCTGCTGCGCCAGCCCAATGGCGTACTGGAAGGCGCCGCCGATCCGCGTAGCGACGGCAGCGTCTGCGGCTTGTGA
- a CDS encoding RidA family protein, whose translation MSMPEYHMFAGAPAPVAPFSHACEADGWVFITGQLPIDPGNESAPLPEGIEAQTHKTFDNLLIVLEGLGLGLENVVSARAFLTDFYGDYERFNAIYASYFAEGKRPARTCIGTTGLARHALVEIDFIARRP comes from the coding sequence ATGTCGATGCCCGAATACCACATGTTCGCCGGTGCGCCCGCACCGGTCGCGCCCTTTTCCCATGCCTGCGAAGCCGATGGCTGGGTGTTCATCACCGGCCAGTTGCCCATCGACCCGGGCAACGAATCGGCGCCACTGCCCGAAGGCATCGAGGCACAGACGCACAAGACCTTCGACAACCTGCTGATAGTGCTCGAAGGGCTCGGCCTTGGTCTGGAGAACGTGGTATCGGCGCGCGCCTTCCTCACCGATTTCTACGGTGATTACGAGCGCTTCAATGCGATCTACGCCAGCTACTTTGCCGAGGGCAAACGCCCGGCGCGCACCTGCATCGGCACCACCGGGCTGGCGCGCCACGCCCTGGTTGAGATCGATTTCATCGCCAGACGCCCGTGA
- the glsB gene encoding glutaminase B: MQALLNEILDAARPLIGQGKVANYIPALADVSANQFGIAVYGNDGELFTAGDARIPFSIQSISKVFSLVQAIQHSGEAIWERLGHEPSGQPFNSLLQLELENGRPRNPFINAGALVISDINQSRFAAPALSMRDFVRRLSGNANVVIDRHIADSEYQHRARNAAMAYLMQSFGNFHNDVESVLRNYFSYCALSMNCVDLAKAFCFLANDGFCKHSGEQILSARQTQQVNSIMATSGLYDEAGNFAYRVGLPGKSGVGGGIVAIVPGQYTICVWSPELNKAGNSLAGMAALELLSERIGWSVF; encoded by the coding sequence ATGCAAGCCCTGTTGAACGAAATTCTCGATGCAGCCCGTCCGTTGATCGGCCAGGGCAAGGTCGCCAATTACATTCCGGCACTCGCCGACGTATCGGCCAACCAGTTTGGCATCGCGGTGTATGGCAACGACGGCGAGCTGTTCACCGCCGGCGATGCGCGCATCCCGTTCTCGATCCAGAGTATCTCCAAGGTGTTCAGCCTGGTGCAGGCGATCCAGCATTCGGGCGAGGCGATCTGGGAACGGCTCGGCCACGAACCGTCCGGGCAACCGTTCAATTCGCTACTGCAGCTGGAGCTGGAGAACGGCCGGCCACGCAACCCCTTCATCAACGCCGGGGCGCTGGTGATCAGCGACATCAACCAGTCGCGCTTTGCCGCGCCAGCCCTGTCGATGCGCGATTTCGTCCGGCGTCTGTCAGGCAATGCCAATGTCGTGATCGACCGGCACATCGCCGACTCCGAGTACCAGCACCGTGCACGCAACGCGGCCATGGCCTACCTGATGCAGTCCTTCGGCAACTTCCACAACGACGTCGAATCGGTACTGCGCAACTACTTCAGCTACTGCGCCCTGAGCATGAACTGCGTCGACCTGGCCAAGGCCTTCTGCTTCCTGGCCAATGACGGTTTCTGCAAGCACAGCGGCGAGCAGATTCTCAGCGCCAGGCAGACCCAGCAGGTCAACTCGATCATGGCCACCAGCGGGCTGTACGACGAGGCGGGTAACTTCGCCTACCGCGTCGGCCTGCCGGGCAAGAGCGGCGTCGGGGGTGGCATCGTCGCCATCGTACCGGGGCAGTACACCATCTGCGTGTGGTCACCGGAGCTGAACAAGGCTGGCAACTCGCTGGCCGGCATGGCGGCGCTGGAGCTGCTCAGTGAGCGAATTGGCTGGTCGGTATTCTGA
- a CDS encoding AEC family transporter has protein sequence MSTVLNVLLPIFGLILIGYICRRTNRLGPTAASEMNRFVVWLGLPALLFSLTAKADWAQIWQPGFLLAFTGGMFAVYLITLLYRWKTTGNLVDASIDGLSAGYANSGYIGIPLCVLVLGDDGMAPALIASLMVVCVLFGLAVVCIEVGLQSKKGVGGAILQVVTALLKNPLVVAPLLGAAWSQGGLQMPAAMDEFLHLLGAATVPCALVSLGLFLAQRQSGPSQGVWPLVALKLVLQPLITWFIAFVLLDLPPLWAHAALLLSALPTGTGPFMLAEYYQRQAALVSRAILFSTLGSLFTLSLILLLITP, from the coding sequence ATGTCCACCGTTCTCAACGTGTTGTTGCCAATCTTCGGTCTGATTCTGATCGGCTACATCTGTCGACGTACCAACCGGCTGGGGCCGACTGCCGCTTCGGAGATGAACCGTTTCGTGGTCTGGCTCGGTTTGCCGGCGTTGTTGTTCAGCCTGACCGCCAAGGCCGACTGGGCGCAGATCTGGCAGCCCGGTTTCCTGCTGGCCTTCACCGGCGGCATGTTTGCTGTATACCTGATTACCCTGCTGTATCGCTGGAAGACCACTGGCAACCTGGTGGACGCCAGCATCGATGGCCTCAGTGCCGGTTACGCCAACAGTGGCTACATCGGCATTCCGCTGTGCGTGCTGGTGCTGGGTGATGACGGCATGGCGCCGGCGTTGATCGCCTCGCTGATGGTGGTCTGCGTGCTGTTCGGCCTGGCCGTGGTGTGCATCGAAGTCGGCCTGCAGAGCAAGAAGGGAGTGGGCGGCGCGATCCTTCAGGTCGTCACTGCATTGCTGAAGAACCCGCTGGTGGTGGCGCCGCTGTTGGGCGCGGCCTGGTCGCAGGGTGGGCTGCAGATGCCTGCGGCGATGGATGAATTCCTGCATCTGCTGGGTGCGGCGACCGTGCCCTGCGCACTGGTGTCGCTGGGCCTGTTTCTGGCGCAGCGACAGAGCGGGCCGAGCCAGGGCGTCTGGCCGCTGGTGGCGCTCAAGCTGGTGCTGCAACCGCTGATTACCTGGTTCATCGCCTTCGTGCTGCTCGACCTGCCGCCGCTCTGGGCGCATGCCGCGCTGCTGCTCAGTGCGCTGCCAACCGGCACCGGGCCGTTCATGCTCGCCGAGTACTACCAGCGCCAGGCGGCGCTGGTGTCCCGGGCGATCCTGTTCTCCACGCTAGGCTCGCTGTTTACCCTGTCGCTGATCCTGTTGCTGATCACGCCTTGA
- the coxB gene encoding cytochrome c oxidase subunit II, whose protein sequence is MMRHPRVWMGLLLWLTLSSAHAQWTVNMAPGVTEVSRSVFDLHMTIFWICVVIGVLVFGAMFWSMIMHRRSTGQQPAHFHESTTVEILWTVVPLAILIVMAIPATKTLIEIYDTSESELDVQVTGYQWKWHYKYLGQDVEFFSNLTTPRDQINNRAAKGEHYLLEVDQPLVVPVGTKVRFLITSADVIHSWWVPALAVKKDAIPGFINESWTRIDEPGVYRGQCTELCGKDHGFMPVVVEAKSKEDFSAWMDERKQAAAAERELTSKEWTKEELMARGEKAYNTTCVACHQANGEGLPPMFPALKGSAIATGPAKGHIDIVYHGKPGTSMAAFGKQLSPVDLAAIITYERNAWGNNVGDMVTPKDILDFSKAQE, encoded by the coding sequence ATGATGCGACATCCACGAGTCTGGATGGGCCTCCTGCTGTGGCTGACATTAAGCTCGGCGCATGCCCAGTGGACGGTGAACATGGCGCCCGGTGTCACCGAGGTCAGCCGTTCCGTCTTCGACCTGCACATGACCATCTTCTGGATCTGCGTCGTGATCGGCGTGCTGGTGTTCGGCGCGATGTTCTGGTCGATGATCATGCACCGCCGCTCCACCGGCCAGCAGCCCGCGCATTTCCACGAGAGCACCACCGTCGAGATTCTCTGGACCGTGGTGCCCTTGGCCATCCTCATCGTGATGGCGATTCCGGCGACCAAGACGCTGATCGAGATCTACGACACCTCCGAGTCCGAGCTGGATGTCCAGGTCACCGGCTACCAGTGGAAGTGGCACTACAAGTACCTGGGCCAGGATGTCGAGTTCTTCAGCAACCTGACCACGCCGCGCGACCAGATCAACAACCGCGCCGCCAAGGGTGAGCACTACCTGCTGGAGGTGGATCAACCGCTGGTGGTGCCGGTGGGCACCAAGGTGCGCTTCCTGATCACTTCTGCCGACGTGATCCACTCCTGGTGGGTACCTGCCCTGGCAGTGAAGAAGGATGCCATTCCCGGTTTCATCAATGAATCCTGGACGCGTATCGACGAGCCCGGCGTCTACCGTGGCCAGTGCACCGAGCTGTGCGGCAAGGATCACGGCTTCATGCCTGTCGTGGTCGAAGCCAAGTCCAAGGAAGATTTCTCCGCCTGGATGGACGAGCGCAAGCAGGCCGCAGCCGCCGAACGTGAGCTGACCAGCAAGGAATGGACCAAGGAAGAGCTCATGGCACGCGGCGAGAAGGCCTACAACACCACCTGCGTCGCCTGCCACCAGGCCAATGGCGAAGGCCTGCCACCGATGTTCCCGGCGCTCAAGGGCTCGGCCATCGCCACCGGGCCGGCCAAGGGACATATCGACATCGTTTACCACGGCAAGCCGGGTACCTCGATGGCCGCCTTCGGCAAGCAACTGTCGCCGGTAGACCTGGCCGCCATCATCACCTACGAGCGCAACGCCTGGGGCAACAATGTCGGTGACATGGTCACGCCCAAGGACATTCTCGACTTCTCGAAGGCTCAGGAGTAA